A window of the Penaeus monodon isolate SGIC_2016 chromosome 11, NSTDA_Pmon_1, whole genome shotgun sequence genome harbors these coding sequences:
- the LOC119578441 gene encoding LOW QUALITY PROTEIN: diacylglycerol kinase A-like (The sequence of the model RefSeq protein was modified relative to this genomic sequence to represent the inferred CDS: inserted 1 base in 1 codon): MKVLAVLTCLAWCCLFLPCRSASPRGFTAEEPRVRNNTSPEISFSKSRVVTLLPSRARQPGGPRSPHHLSRRSGCPQSSSSGFSTFGFLAFMLISINTVVNIINNINNNNNNNNNNNNNNNDNNNNNNMNMNENGRAFELKDDLWDLEXFDDHHLRLPCVVATVTIYMIVTVKVSCVCYGDCSVGVMEAMDETSGDIKSWAAAVLSKYPQCLPRFACEMTSYVGDNTVGLLLLTPLKTSWAGEILQSSRSGGCQTLYPLCPLFDD; this comes from the exons ATGAAGGTATTAGCAGTTTTGACGTGTTTGGCATGGTGTTGTCTTTTCCTGCCGTGTAGGAGCGCTTCCCCTAGAGGCTTCACAGCGGAGGAACCAAGAGTCAGAAATAATACAAGTCCGGAGATTTCATTTTCCAAGAGCAGGGTGGTGACGTTGTTACCGTCGCGAG CGCGCCAGCCAGGGGGACCTCGCTCTCCGCACCACCTCTCGAGGCGCAGCGGCTGTCCCCAATCCTCGTCCTCCGGTTTCTCCACCTTTGGCTTCCTCGCCTTCATGCTCATCTCCATCAACACCGTCGTCAACAtcatcaataacatcaacaataacaacaacaacaacaataataataacaacaataacaacgacaataacaacaacaataacatgaatATGAACGAGAACGGGAGGGCGTTCGAGTTGAAGGACGACCTCTGGGATCTGG CCTTCGACGACCACCACTTA CGATTGCCTTGTGTAGTTGCCACTGTGACTATATACATGATTGTGACTGTAAAAGTAAGCTGTGTTTGCTATGGTGATT GCTCTGTGGGCGTGATGGAAGCCATGGACGAGACGAGTGGCGATATCAAATCGTGGGCGGCCGCCGTGCTCTCTAAATATCCCCAGTGTCTTCCGCGGTTTGCCTGTGAGATGACCTCGTATGTCGGCGATAACACAGTAGG attattgttattaacgccTCTGAAAACATCTTGGGCTGGAGAGATCCTTCAATCGTCCAGGAGCGGAGGATGCCAGACTTTGTACCCTCTCTGTCCACTCTTTGATGACTGA